One stretch of Halobacillus litoralis DNA includes these proteins:
- the rplP gene encoding 50S ribosomal protein L16: MLMPKRVKYRRQHRTSLKGRAKGGTEVAFGEYGLQAIDPAWITARQIEAARIAMTRYMKRGGKVWIKIFPDKPYTAKPLEVRMGSGKGAPEGFVAVVKPGKIMFEIAGVSEEVAREALRLASHKLPIRTKFVKREEIGGEINEG; encoded by the coding sequence ATGTTAATGCCTAAACGTGTTAAATATCGTCGTCAACACCGTACTAGCTTAAAAGGCCGTGCAAAAGGCGGTACTGAAGTAGCATTCGGTGAATATGGTTTGCAAGCAATCGATCCAGCATGGATCACAGCCCGTCAAATCGAGGCAGCGCGTATCGCGATGACTCGTTACATGAAGCGTGGCGGTAAAGTTTGGATTAAAATCTTCCCTGATAAGCCTTATACTGCTAAACCCCTAGAAGTACGTATGGGTTCCGGTAAAGGTGCTCCAGAAGGTTTCGTAGCTGTCGTGAAGCCAGGGAAAATCATGTTCGAGATCGCAGGTGTATCTGAAGAGGTTGCACGCGAAGCGTTGCGTCTTGCTTCACACAAACTGCCGATCCGTACGAAATTCGTAAAACGTGAAGAAATTGGTGGTGAAATCAATGAAGGCTAA
- the rpsC gene encoding 30S ribosomal protein S3 — protein MGQKINPVGLRIGVIRDWESKWYAGKDYADLLHEDIKIREYVENRLKDAALSTVEIERAANRVNITVHTAKSGMVIGKGGSEVEALRKALNQLTGKRVHINIVEVKKPDLDATLVADNIARQLENRVSFRRAQKQTIQRAMRAGAKGIRTQVSGRLGGADIARAEYYSEGTVPLHTLRADIDYGTAEADTTYGKLGVKVWIYRGEVLPTKTDK, from the coding sequence GTGGGTCAAAAAATTAATCCGGTAGGTCTTCGTATCGGCGTCATCCGCGATTGGGAATCCAAGTGGTACGCTGGCAAAGACTATGCAGACTTGTTACATGAAGACATTAAGATTCGTGAATATGTTGAAAATCGTCTTAAAGATGCTGCCCTTTCTACGGTAGAAATCGAACGCGCAGCAAACCGTGTAAACATTACTGTGCACACAGCTAAGTCAGGAATGGTTATCGGTAAAGGCGGTTCTGAAGTAGAAGCTCTTCGTAAAGCTCTAAACCAACTTACTGGTAAACGTGTTCACATCAACATCGTTGAAGTGAAAAAGCCAGATCTTGACGCTACTCTTGTAGCTGACAATATCGCACGTCAATTGGAAAACCGCGTATCTTTCCGTCGTGCTCAGAAACAAACAATCCAACGCGCTATGCGTGCAGGAGCTAAAGGTATTCGTACCCAAGTATCTGGTCGTCTAGGCGGCGCGGATATCGCTCGTGCTGAATATTACAGTGAAGGAACAGTACCACTACACACACTTCGTGCAGACATCGATTACGGAACTGCAGAAGCTGACACCACTTACGGTAAGCTTGGTGTTAAAGTGTGGATCTATCGTGGAGAAGTCCTTCCAACTAAAACTGACAAGTAA
- the rplV gene encoding 50S ribosomal protein L22: protein MQAKAVAKTVRIAPRKARLVIDLIRGKNVGEALATLRLTQRGASPVVEKLLNSAIANAEHNYEMDPENLYVSEAFVNEGVTLKRFRPRAMGRASQINKRTSHITVVVSEKKEG, encoded by the coding sequence ATGCAAGCTAAAGCAGTTGCTAAAACCGTTCGTATCGCTCCTCGTAAAGCTCGTTTGGTAATTGATTTAATTCGAGGAAAAAATGTTGGTGAAGCTCTAGCTACACTACGTCTAACACAGCGTGGCGCATCTCCAGTAGTTGAGAAACTTCTTAACTCTGCGATCGCTAACGCAGAACACAACTATGAAATGGACCCGGAAAACCTATACGTTTCCGAAGCGTTTGTAAACGAAGGCGTAACTCTTAAACGTTTCCGCCCTCGCGCTATGGGCCGCGCAAGCCAAATCAACAAACGCACAAGCCACATCACAGTGGTCGTATCAGAAAAAAAGGAGGGATAA
- the rpsS gene encoding 30S ribosomal protein S19, with product MGRSLKKGPFVDDHLMKKVEKLNEDNKQQVVKTWSRRSTIFPNFVGHTIAVYDGRKHVPVYVTEDMVGHKLGEFAPSRTFKGHSGDDKKTKR from the coding sequence ATGGGCCGCAGCCTGAAAAAAGGACCTTTTGTAGATGATCATTTAATGAAAAAAGTCGAGAAGTTGAACGAAGATAATAAACAGCAGGTCGTAAAGACTTGGTCTCGCCGTTCTACGATCTTCCCTAACTTCGTCGGACACACAATCGCCGTTTATGACGGTCGTAAGCACGTACCAGTTTATGTGACTGAAGACATGGTTGGTCACAAACTAGGTGAATTCGCGCCATCCCGTACGTTCAAGGGACACTCTGGCGACGATAAGAAAACAAAACGTTAA
- the rplB gene encoding 50S ribosomal protein L2 translates to MAIKKFRPITNGRRHMSVSDFAEITTDKPERSLVTPLHKKGGRNNQGKLTVRHQGGGHKRQYRIIDFKRDKDGIPGRVATVEYDPNRSANIALINYVDGEKRYILAPKGVKVGTEIISGEGADIKPGNALQLKDIPVGTIVHNVELKPGRGGQLVRSAGASAQILGREEKYTLVRLTSGEVRLVLSSCRATIGQVGNLEHELISVGKAGRSRWKGKRPTVRGSVMNPSDHPHGGGEGRAPIGMPSPVSPWGKPTLGYKTRKRNKPSDKYIVRRRGKK, encoded by the coding sequence ATGGCGATTAAAAAGTTCAGACCAATTACTAACGGTCGTCGACACATGTCAGTATCTGATTTCGCTGAAATCACAACTGACAAACCTGAACGCTCCCTTGTCACTCCACTTCATAAAAAAGGTGGACGTAACAACCAGGGTAAGCTGACAGTTCGTCATCAGGGCGGAGGCCACAAGCGTCAGTATCGTATTATCGACTTCAAGCGTGACAAAGATGGAATACCTGGACGCGTTGCTACAGTCGAATATGATCCGAACCGCTCCGCTAACATTGCACTAATCAATTATGTTGATGGTGAAAAACGTTACATCCTAGCTCCGAAAGGTGTGAAGGTTGGAACGGAAATTATTTCTGGTGAAGGTGCAGATATCAAACCAGGTAATGCTCTTCAGTTGAAAGACATTCCAGTTGGTACAATCGTACACAACGTAGAACTTAAGCCAGGACGCGGAGGACAACTTGTCCGTTCTGCAGGTGCTTCTGCACAAATCCTCGGTCGTGAAGAAAAATACACGCTTGTACGTCTAACTTCTGGTGAAGTTCGCTTGGTACTAAGCTCTTGCCGTGCTACAATCGGTCAAGTTGGTAACCTTGAGCACGAACTAATCAGCGTAGGTAAAGCTGGACGTTCTCGTTGGAAAGGCAAGCGCCCTACAGTACGTGGTTCCGTAATGAACCCTAGTGATCACCCACACGGTGGTGGTGAAGGACGCGCGCCAATCGGTATGCCATCTCCAGTATCTCCATGGGGTAAACCAACTCTTGGATACAAAACGAGAAAACGCAACAAGCCGTCTGATAAATATATCGTGCGTAGACGCGGTAAAAAATAA
- the rplW gene encoding 50S ribosomal protein L23 yields MKEPRDIIKRPVITEHSADLMGEKKYTFEVSPKANKTEIKKAVEEIFGVQVAQVNTMNLKGKFKRMGRYGGYRSDRKKAVITLTQDSEELEIFEA; encoded by the coding sequence ATGAAAGAACCACGCGATATTATCAAGCGCCCTGTCATTACTGAACATTCTGCTGATCTTATGGGAGAAAAGAAATATACGTTTGAAGTTAGCCCAAAAGCTAACAAAACTGAAATTAAAAAAGCAGTTGAAGAAATCTTTGGCGTTCAAGTTGCACAAGTCAACACAATGAACCTTAAAGGTAAGTTCAAGCGTATGGGTCGTTACGGCGGCTACCGCTCCGATCGTAAGAAAGCAGTCATCACATTGACTCAGGACAGCGAAGAACTAGAAATCTTCGAAGCATAA
- the rplD gene encoding 50S ribosomal protein L4 produces MPKVALLNQSGSNVGEIELNESVFGIEPNTHVLHESVLMQRANLRQGTHKVKGRSEVSGGGRKPWRQKGTGRARQGSIRSPQWVGGGTVFGPTPRSYSYTMPRKVRRLALQSAFSSKVKEENIIVLESLSLDAPKTKEVANILKALDVNEKALIVTAEADENVTLSSNNIPTVKSLPVEQVSVLDLLTHDKLILTKEAAEKAGEVLS; encoded by the coding sequence ATGCCTAAAGTAGCACTATTAAACCAAAGCGGTTCTAATGTTGGTGAAATTGAACTAAATGAATCCGTTTTTGGAATTGAACCTAATACTCACGTATTACACGAATCTGTGTTGATGCAACGCGCGAACCTTCGCCAAGGCACACACAAAGTAAAAGGACGTTCTGAAGTTAGTGGCGGCGGACGCAAACCATGGCGCCAAAAAGGTACAGGCCGTGCGCGTCAAGGATCTATCCGTTCACCACAATGGGTAGGTGGCGGAACTGTTTTCGGTCCTACACCACGCAGCTACAGCTACACGATGCCAAGAAAAGTACGTCGTTTGGCACTTCAATCTGCTTTCTCTTCTAAAGTGAAAGAAGAAAACATCATTGTTCTTGAGAGCCTATCTCTTGATGCTCCAAAAACAAAAGAAGTTGCAAACATTCTAAAAGCACTAGATGTTAACGAGAAAGCATTGATCGTTACTGCTGAAGCAGACGAAAATGTAACTCTATCATCTAACAACATCCCTACAGTGAAGAGTCTTCCTGTAGAGCAAGTAAGTGTGTTAGACTTGCTAACGCATGACAAGCTGATCCTTACTAAGGAAGCAGCTGAAAAAGCAGGGGAGGTGCTCTCATAA
- the rpsJ gene encoding 30S ribosomal protein S10: MAKEKIRIRLKAYDHRVLDQSAEKIVDTAKRSGANVSGPIPLPTERSVYTVLRATHKYKDSREQFEMRTHKRLIDIVNPTPQTVDSLMRLDLPSGVDIEIKL, from the coding sequence ATGGCAAAAGAGAAAATTCGTATTCGTTTAAAGGCGTATGATCACAGAGTACTTGATCAGTCCGCAGAAAAGATCGTAGACACTGCGAAGCGTTCCGGAGCTAATGTATCTGGTCCGATCCCGCTTCCAACAGAGCGTTCTGTATATACTGTACTTCGTGCGACTCACAAGTATAAAGACTCTCGTGAGCAGTTCGAAATGCGCACTCACAAACGTCTAATCGACATTGTTAATCCAACACCACAGACTGTTGATTCACTCATGCGTTTGGATCTACCATCTGGTGTGGATATCGAAATCAAACTATAA
- the tuf gene encoding elongation factor Tu: MGKEKFDRSKSHVNIGTIGHVDHGKTTLTAAITTVLHKRSGSGEAMAYDMIDGAPEERERGITISTAHVEYETETRHYAHVDCPGHADYVKNMITGAAQMDGAILVVSAADGPMPQTREHILLSKNVGVPAIVVFLNKVDMVDDEELLELVEMEVRDLLSEYDFDGDDVPVISGSALKALEGEEKYEQAIYDLMDAVDEYVPTPDRDTDKPFMMPVEDVFSITGRGTVATGRVERGTVKVGDEVEIIGMAEESSKTAVTGVEMFRKLLDYAEAGDNIGALLRGVKREDINRGQVLAKPGSITPHTNFKAEVYVLAKDEGGRHTPFFSNYRPQFYFRTTDVTGVIQLPEGVEMVMPGDNVEMTVELISPIAIEDGTRFSIREGGRTVGSGVVSEITK, translated from the coding sequence ATGGGTAAAGAAAAATTTGACCGGTCCAAGTCCCACGTTAACATTGGTACAATTGGACACGTTGACCACGGTAAAACAACTCTAACTGCAGCAATCACGACTGTACTTCACAAGCGTTCTGGTTCTGGTGAAGCAATGGCATATGACATGATCGACGGTGCTCCTGAAGAGCGTGAGCGTGGAATCACAATCTCCACTGCACACGTTGAGTACGAAACTGAAACTCGTCACTATGCACACGTTGACTGCCCAGGTCACGCTGACTACGTTAAGAACATGATCACTGGTGCTGCTCAAATGGACGGCGCGATCCTAGTTGTATCTGCAGCTGACGGTCCAATGCCACAAACTCGTGAGCACATCCTACTTTCTAAAAACGTAGGTGTACCAGCTATCGTTGTATTCTTGAACAAAGTTGACATGGTAGACGACGAAGAGCTTCTTGAGCTAGTAGAAATGGAAGTTCGCGATCTTCTTTCTGAGTACGACTTCGATGGTGATGACGTACCAGTAATCAGCGGTTCTGCTCTTAAAGCTCTTGAAGGCGAAGAGAAGTATGAGCAAGCAATTTACGATCTTATGGACGCAGTTGACGAGTATGTTCCAACTCCAGACCGTGACACTGACAAGCCATTCATGATGCCAGTTGAGGACGTATTCTCTATCACTGGTCGTGGTACAGTTGCAACTGGTCGTGTTGAGCGTGGAACAGTTAAAGTCGGTGACGAAGTTGAAATCATCGGTATGGCTGAAGAGTCCAGCAAAACTGCTGTAACTGGTGTTGAAATGTTCCGTAAGCTTCTAGATTACGCTGAAGCTGGAGACAACATCGGTGCACTTCTTCGTGGTGTTAAGCGTGAAGACATCAACCGTGGTCAAGTACTAGCTAAGCCTGGTTCTATCACTCCACACACAAACTTCAAAGCTGAAGTTTATGTACTAGCTAAAGACGAAGGTGGACGTCACACTCCATTCTTCTCTAACTACCGCCCACAGTTCTACTTCCGTACTACGGACGTAACTGGTGTTATTCAACTTCCTGAAGGCGTAGAAATGGTTATGCCTGGGGACAACGTTGAAATGACTGTAGAACTTATCTCCCCAATCGCGATTGAGGACGGAACTCGTTTCTCTATCCGTGAAGGTGGACGTACAGTAGGTTCTGGCGTAGTTTCTGAAATCACTAAGTAA
- the fusA gene encoding elongation factor G, whose amino-acid sequence MAREFSLEKTRNIGVMAHIDAGKTTATERILFYTGRIHKIGETHEGASQMDWMEQEQERGITITSAATTAQWKGHRINIIDTPGHVDFTVEVERSLRVLDGSVAVLDAQSGVEPQTETVWRQATTYGVPRIVFINKMDKIGADFIYSLGTLQDRLGANAAAVQLPVGAEDEFEGIIDLVTMEAYYYMDDLGTRAEARPIPDDYKDQAEEYRGKLVEAVAELDEDLMMQYLEGEEITNDQLKDAIRKATLSVEFYPVFCGSAFKNKGVQLLIDGVIDYLPSPLDVPPIEGHVPQTDEEVVRKPDDNEPFSALAFKVATDPYVGKLTFFRVYSGTLNAGSYVKNSTKDKRERVGRILQMHANSREEISTVYAGDIAGAVGLKDTGTGDTLCDEKSLVILESMEFPDPVISVAIEPKSKADQDKMSIALGKLAEEDPTFQTETNVETGQTIIAGMGELHLDIIVDRLKREFKVEANIGAPQVAYRETFRGSAQVEGKFVRQSGGRGQFGHVWVEFEPNEEGAGFEFVNKIVGGVVPREYIPSVEQGIKESMENGVLAGYPMVDIKATLYDGSYHDVDSNEMAFKVAASMALKEAKNKCKPVLLEPMMKVEVVIPEEYMGDIMGDVTSRRGRVEGMETRGNAQVVKAFVPLSEMFGYATALRSNTQGRGTYTMHFDHYEEVPKSISEEIIKKNAGE is encoded by the coding sequence ATGGCTAGAGAGTTCTCCTTGGAAAAGACTCGGAATATCGGGGTAATGGCTCACATCGACGCTGGTAAAACAACGGCGACAGAGCGTATTCTTTTCTACACAGGACGTATCCACAAAATTGGTGAAACTCACGAAGGAGCTTCCCAAATGGACTGGATGGAGCAGGAACAAGAGCGCGGAATCACAATCACTTCTGCCGCTACGACTGCTCAATGGAAAGGTCACCGTATCAACATCATCGATACTCCGGGACACGTTGACTTCACTGTAGAAGTTGAACGTTCCCTGCGTGTACTTGATGGTTCCGTAGCCGTCCTTGACGCACAATCTGGTGTTGAGCCTCAAACTGAAACTGTTTGGCGCCAAGCTACGACATACGGTGTTCCACGTATTGTCTTCATTAACAAAATGGACAAAATCGGAGCTGACTTCATCTACTCCCTAGGTACGTTGCAAGACCGCCTAGGAGCGAATGCAGCAGCTGTTCAACTTCCTGTCGGTGCGGAAGATGAGTTCGAAGGAATCATCGACCTAGTAACGATGGAAGCATACTACTACATGGACGACTTGGGAACACGTGCTGAAGCACGCCCGATTCCTGACGACTACAAAGATCAAGCTGAAGAGTACCGTGGCAAGCTAGTAGAAGCTGTTGCAGAACTTGATGAAGACTTGATGATGCAGTATCTAGAGGGAGAAGAAATCACAAACGACCAGCTTAAGGATGCCATCCGTAAAGCGACTCTAAGTGTTGAATTCTACCCAGTATTCTGTGGTTCTGCCTTCAAGAACAAAGGAGTTCAACTTCTAATTGATGGTGTTATCGATTATCTACCATCTCCACTAGACGTACCTCCAATTGAAGGTCACGTACCACAAACAGACGAAGAAGTTGTACGTAAGCCTGACGACAACGAGCCATTCTCTGCATTGGCGTTTAAAGTCGCTACAGACCCTTATGTAGGTAAACTTACTTTCTTCCGTGTTTACTCCGGTACATTGAATGCTGGTTCATACGTGAAAAACTCCACGAAAGATAAGCGTGAACGTGTAGGTCGTATCCTACAAATGCACGCAAACTCTCGTGAAGAGATCTCCACTGTGTATGCAGGGGATATCGCTGGTGCGGTAGGCCTTAAAGATACAGGTACGGGTGATACGCTATGTGACGAAAAGAGTCTTGTTATTCTTGAGTCCATGGAATTCCCTGATCCGGTAATCTCTGTTGCTATCGAGCCTAAATCCAAAGCTGACCAAGATAAGATGTCCATCGCTCTTGGTAAACTAGCTGAAGAAGATCCAACGTTCCAAACGGAAACAAACGTTGAAACGGGTCAAACGATCATCGCAGGTATGGGTGAGCTTCACCTAGACATCATCGTTGACCGCCTGAAGCGTGAGTTCAAAGTTGAAGCGAACATTGGTGCTCCACAAGTTGCTTACCGTGAAACATTCCGCGGAAGTGCACAAGTGGAAGGTAAATTCGTACGTCAATCCGGTGGTCGTGGACAATTCGGTCACGTATGGGTTGAGTTCGAACCAAACGAAGAAGGCGCTGGTTTCGAATTCGTTAACAAGATCGTCGGTGGTGTTGTACCACGTGAATACATTCCATCTGTAGAACAAGGTATTAAAGAGTCTATGGAAAACGGTGTATTGGCTGGATACCCTATGGTAGACATCAAAGCGACTCTTTATGACGGTTCTTACCACGATGTCGACTCCAACGAAATGGCCTTTAAAGTTGCCGCTTCCATGGCACTTAAAGAGGCGAAAAACAAGTGTAAGCCTGTTCTACTTGAACCAATGATGAAAGTAGAAGTTGTTATTCCTGAGGAATACATGGGCGACATCATGGGTGACGTAACTTCCCGTCGTGGACGTGTAGAAGGTATGGAAACTCGTGGTAATGCACAAGTGGTTAAAGCATTCGTTCCACTATCTGAGATGTTCGGTTATGCAACAGCATTGCGTTCCAACACTCAAGGTCGTGGTACGTACACAATGCACTTCGACCACTATGAAGAAGTTCCGAAGAGCATCTCTGAGGAAATCATCAAGAAAAATGCTGGTGAATAA
- the rpsG gene encoding 30S ribosomal protein S7 — protein sequence MPRKGPVAKRDVLPDPMYNSKLVTRLINQIMVNGQRGKAQKILYKAFELVQERSGNDAMEAFDQAMKNVMPVLEVRARRVGGSNYQVPVEVRPERRQALGLRFIVNYARLRGEKTMEERLANEILDASNNTGASVKRREEMHKMAEANKAFAHYRW from the coding sequence ATGCCACGTAAAGGTCCAGTAGCTAAACGTGATGTGTTACCAGATCCAATGTATAACTCTAAGCTTGTTACTCGCTTGATCAACCAAATCATGGTTAACGGTCAGCGCGGTAAAGCACAAAAAATTCTTTATAAAGCATTTGAACTTGTTCAAGAACGTAGCGGCAATGACGCTATGGAAGCATTTGATCAAGCAATGAAGAACGTAATGCCTGTATTGGAGGTACGCGCTCGTCGTGTAGGTGGTTCCAACTATCAGGTACCTGTTGAGGTTCGTCCAGAACGTCGCCAGGCACTAGGCTTGCGTTTCATCGTAAACTATGCGCGTCTTCGCGGAGAGAAAACGATGGAAGAGCGCCTAGCTAACGAAATTCTTGATGCTTCAAACAACACAGGTGCATCCGTGAAACGTCGCGAAGAAATGCACAAGATGGCGGAAGCGAACAAAGCATTCGCTCACTATCGCTGGTAA
- the rpsL gene encoding 30S ribosomal protein S12, with protein sequence MPTINQLVRKGRVSKTKQSNSPALNKGYNSYKKRMTDLSSPQKRGVCTRVGTMTPKKPNSALRKYARVRLTNQLEVNAYIPGEGHNLQEHSVVLIRGGKVKDLPGVRYTVVRGALDTASVDGRMQGRSKYGTKKPKAKK encoded by the coding sequence ATGCCAACAATTAACCAATTGGTACGCAAAGGACGCGTGAGCAAAACAAAGCAGTCTAACTCTCCAGCTTTGAACAAAGGTTACAACAGCTATAAGAAGCGTATGACTGACCTTTCTTCTCCACAAAAACGTGGAGTTTGTACACGTGTTGGAACTATGACACCTAAGAAACCGAACTCTGCCCTACGTAAGTATGCACGTGTTCGTCTAACTAACCAGCTTGAGGTTAACGCGTATATCCCTGGTGAAGGCCACAACCTTCAAGAGCACAGTGTTGTTCTTATCCGTGGCGGTAAAGTTAAAGACTTGCCAGGTGTACGTTACACCGTTGTACGTGGCGCTCTTGACACAGCAAGTGTTGATGGCCGTATGCAAGGCCGTTCCAAATACGGTACGAAAAAGCCAAAAGCTAAAAAATAA
- a CDS encoding 50S ribosomal protein L7ae-like protein: protein MSYEKVAQAKSDIIIGTKQTLKAMKNGEVVEVITADDADQSMTLKVAKLAQQLNIPHTRVPSMEELGNACGIDVGAATVAIKQ from the coding sequence ATGTCTTATGAAAAAGTAGCACAGGCTAAATCCGATATAATTATTGGAACCAAACAAACACTGAAAGCCATGAAAAATGGCGAAGTGGTTGAAGTCATAACGGCTGACGATGCTGATCAGTCGATGACACTTAAAGTAGCTAAATTAGCCCAACAACTGAACATTCCTCACACACGGGTACCTTCGATGGAGGAGCTCGGGAATGCATGTGGTATTGATGTTGGTGCGGCTACAGTGGCGATAAAGCAATAA